In Neofelis nebulosa isolate mNeoNeb1 chromosome 7, mNeoNeb1.pri, whole genome shotgun sequence, the following proteins share a genomic window:
- the MPHOSPH10 gene encoding U3 small nucleolar ribonucleoprotein protein MPP10, giving the protein MAPRVWRRRALERCLKEVGKATGRPECFLTIQDELASKFTSLTKVLYDFNKTLENGRIHGSPLKKLVIENFDDEQIWQQLELQNEPILQYFQDAVSKTIKDEDISLFPENEEQECEEDGSEVEADGQEALEQDLEEEEVADLSGDDPTGDEKTKNSSTIDLRKSPVFSDEDSDLDFDISKLEEQSKVQDKVPRKPREKSIVDDKFFKLSEMETFLENMEKEEEQKGDEEEDIDFFEDVNSDEDEGELLGSQKLKSGKSSRNLKYKDFFDPVESDEDLASVHDDELDPKEEDEEIAEEEEEESISETDEDDDFEESEDSKQHKETSKRVTFALPDDEENEDTNILNVQKDSDEVKSSFEKRQEKMNEKIASLEKELLEKKPWQLQGEVTAQKRPENSLLEETLHFDHAVRMAPVITEETTLQLEDIIKQRIRDQAWDDVVRKEKPKEDAYEYKKRLTLDHEKSKLSLAEIYEQEYIKLNQHKTAEEENPEHKEIQKMMDSLFLKLDALSNFHFIPKPPVPEIKVVSNLPAITMEEVAPVSVSDAALLAPEEVKEKNKAGDVKTAAEKTATDKKRERRKKKYQKRMKLKEKEKRRKLLEKNNPDQAGKYMKAAASEKLKQLTKAGKASLLKDEGKDKALKSSQAFFSKLQDQVKMQISDAKKTEKKKKKKQDVSVHKLKL; this is encoded by the exons ATGGCCCCGCGGGTCTGGCGTCGACGAGCCCTGGAGCGGTGTCTGAAGGAGGTTGGTAAAGCCACCGGCCGGCCAGAGTGCTTCCTCAC GATTCAAGATGAATTGGCATCAAAGTTCACTTCATTAACAAAAGTACTTTATGATTTTAACAAAACACTAGAGAATGGCAGAATCCACGgaagtcctttaaaaaaactGGTGATAGAGAATTTTGATGATGAGCAGATTTGGCAACAACTAGAATTGCAAAATGAACCAATTTTACAATACTTCCAGGATGCAGTTAGTAAAACCATTAAAGACGAAGACATCAGTCTTTTTCCAGAGAATGAAGAGCAGGAGTGTGAAGAGGATGGCTCAGAGGTGGAGGCTGATGGCCAGGAGGCCCTTGAACAAgatttggaggaggaggaagtggccGACCTGAGTGGTGATGATCCTACAGGGGATGAGAAAACGAAAAACTCAAGCACAATTGATCTGAGGAAAAGTCCAGTTTTCAGTGATGAAGATTCTGATCTTGATTTTGATATCAGCAAATTGGAGGAGCAAAGCAAGGTGCAAGACAAAGTGCCTAGGAAACCAAGAGAGAAGTCCATAGTAGATGATAAATTTTTCAAACTATCTGAAATGGAGACCTttttagaaaacatggaaaaagaagaggaacaaaaaGGTGATGAGGAGGAagatattgatttttttgaagaCGTCAATTCTGATGAAGATGAAGGAGAACTGCTTGGAAGTCAAAAACTTAAG TCAGGTAAAAGTTCCAGAAACCTGAAATACAAAGACTTCTTTGATCCAGTTGAAAGTGATGAAGATCTAGCAAGTGTTCATGATGATGAACTGGATCCAAAGGAAGAAGACGAAGAAattgctgaagaagaagaagaagaaagcatttcTGAAAC GGATGAAGATGATGACTTTGAAGAAAGTGAAGACAGTAAACAACATAAAGAAACCTCAAAAAGAGTGACCTTTGCTTTGCCAgatgatgaggaaaatgaggataCAAATATCTTAAATGTACAGAAGGATTCTGATGAAGTTAAATCCTCTTttgagaaaagacaggaaaag ATGAATGAAAAAATTGCATCTTTAGAAAAAGAGCTGTTGGAAAAAAAACCTTGGCAGCTTCAAGGGGAAGTGACAGCTCAAAAGCGACCAGAGAACAGCCTTCTAGAAGAGACTCTGCACTTTGACCATGCAGTCCGCATGG CTCCTGTGATTACAGAGGAAACCACCCTTCAACTGGAAGATATCATTAAGCAGAGGATAAGAGATCAA GCTTGGGATGATGTAGTACGTAAAGAAAAACCTAAGGAGGATGCATATGAATATAAAAAACGTTTAACGTTAGACCATGAGAAGAGCAAATTGAGTCTTGCTGAAATTTATGAACAGGAATACATCAAACTCAACCAG CATAAAAcagcagaagaagaaaatccAGAGCACAAAGAAATTCAGAAGATGATGGATTCCCTCTTCTTAAAATTGGATGCCCTCTCGAACTTTCACTTCATCCCTAAACCG CCTGTTCCAGAGATTAAGGTTGTGTCAAATCTGCCGGCCATAACCATGGAGGAGGTAGCCCCAGTGAGCGTTAGTGACGCAGCTCTCCTGGCCCCAGAGGAAGTCAAG gaaaaaaataaagctggagatGTAAAAACAGCTGCTGAGAAAACAGCTACAGACAAGAAACGAGAACGGAGGAAAAAGAAGTATCAGAAGCGTATGAAactaaaggagaaggaaaagcggAGAAAACTGCTTGAAAAGAACAACCCAGATCAAGCCGGGAAATACATGAAGGCAGCAGcttcagagaaattaaaacagcTGACCAAAGCGGGCAAAGCTTCGCTATTAAAG GATGAAGGTAAAGACAAAGCCTTGAAGTCATCTCAAGCATTCTTTTCTAAATTACAAGATCaagtaaaaatgcaaatcagtgatgcaaagaaaacagaaaagaaaaagaagaaaaagcaggatgTTTCTGTTCATAAATTAAAgctgtaa